From the genome of Cryptococcus neoformans var. neoformans B-3501A chromosome 1, whole genome shotgun sequence, one region includes:
- a CDS encoding hypothetical protein (HMMPfam hit to CPSase_L_D2, Carbamoyl-phosphate synthase L chain, ATP binding domain, score: 539.6, E(): 2.7e-159; HMMPfam hit to CPSase_L_D3, Carbamoyl-phosphate synthetase large chain, oligomerisation domain, score: 246.5, E(): 4.7e-71; HMMPfam hit to CPSase_L_chain, Carbamoyl-phosphate synthase L chain, N-terminal domain, score: 276.5, E(): 4.2e-80; HMMPfam hit to CPSase_sm_chain, Carbamoyl-phosphate synthase small chain, CPSase domain, score: 226.9, E(): 3.7e-65; HMMPfam hit to GATase, Glutamine amidotransferase class-I, score: 237.6, E(): 2.2e-68; HMMPfam hit to MGS, MGS-like domain, score: 102.3, E(): 1.1e-27; HMMPfam hit to OTCace, Aspartate/ornithine carbamoyltransferase, Asp/Orn binding domain, score: 235.2, E(): 1.2e-67; HMMPfam hit to OTCace_N, Aspartate/ornithine carbamoyltransferase, carbamoyl-P binding domain, score: 259.7, E(): 4.8e-75), whose amino-acid sequence MSIPTPPAFQGVVPPSDIPATQQASSLAPAAHSAVAPEADTPTMERTPSSAPVPRPAGSLYPPATLKGIDYQGMPDEPKWDDSMGEPDAVLELADGLALAGHSFGAKKSVAGECVFQTGMVGYPESLTDPSYSSQILILTYPLVGNYGVPERPDVETSHVPTSEDAHNVPPASSLLDSLPLEFESSHIHVAALVVANYHPSFSHHLATSSLGKWLEEQGIPAIWGVDTRMLTKRLREGGVLLGRVLNKRAGVLDGERGRDGQSGVLGGVQRLINGLSPSTSMAQTQSIDKFNVSWREDFETIPYYDPNHENLVAKVSTKAPVVYTASTSSDKKIHPQTGRQMRVVAIDVGMKWNQIRCFRERGIEVKVVPWNYDINNESEPYDGLFVSNGPGDPSMVKETISNLSQALETSKVPIFGICLGHQLLALASGAKTRKMKYGNRGMNIPCTCATSGRCYITSQNHGYEVDVTTLKNGWEPLFTNANDGSNEGIWCGKNGKPFFSVQFHPESAPGPRDTEFLFDVFIQSIVDTAREGRLISIDVPGGELATNIAAKPREQVKKVLVLGSGGLSIGQAGEFDYSGSQAIKALKEEGIYTILVNPNIATIQTSKGLADKVYFLPVTPEFVLKIIKHEKPDGIYCTFGGQTALNVGIKLKDEFSKLGVKVLGTPIETIITTEDREMFARAMEEIGEKCAESATAVNLTEAIEAANRIGFPVIVRAAYALGGLGSGFAKDVEQLTELCGKAFATSPQVLVEKSMKGWKEIEYEVVRDCRNNCITVCNMENFDPLGIHTGDSIVVAPSQTLSDADYNMLRTTAVNVIRHLGVVGECNIQYALNPYSKEYCIIEVNARLSRSSALASKATGYPLAFIAAKLGLNIPLNEIRNSVTKLTSACFEPSLDYCVVKIPRWDLKKFNRVSTALSSSMKSVGEVMAIGRTFEETIQKAIRCIDDQLPGFGDHAKVEDLDYEIANPTDKRLFAIAAALKKGYSVEKLNEMSSIDPWFLTRLQRLIKTEQVISQYNASNVPSALVLNAKQLGFADRQIAKMLSSNELAVRRLRIEAGITPFVKQIDTVAAEFPAFTNYLYTTYNATEHDVDFEDNGVMVLGSGVYRIGSSVEFDWCAVRAIRTLRENGMKTVMINYNPETVSTDYDEADKLYFENISLETVLDIYDTEHSSGVVLSMGGQTPNNIALALHRQNVKIYGTSPEMIDTAENRYKFSRMLDKIGVDQPLWRELTSFPEAKAFCDKVGYPVLVRPSYVLSGAAMNVVFSQDDLNNYLTQATDVSRDHPVVISKYIEEAKEIEMDAVARDGKMVMHYISEHVENAGVHSGDATLVLPPQDLDAETVRKIEIATQKIGHALNVTGPYNIQFIAKNNEIKVIECNLRAARSFPFVSKVTGIDAIEIATKVMLGLPVTPYPDVKMPANYVGVKVPQFSFSRLSGADPVLGVEMASTGEVACFGKDRYDAYLKALISTGIVPPKKNILLSIGSFKEKLEMLPSVHKLHRMGYNLFATAGTADFIQEHGIPVKYLEQLGSENDLNPQKKEYSLSQHLANNLIDLYINLPSKNRFRRPASYISQGYKSRRMAVDFAIPLITNVKNAKLFIEAIIRKPTFDISSVDYQTSHETFTFPGLVSVQAFVPGAAEESSTDFGEATEAAIEGGFTIMQMVPQGVNSAVEDEISLQRAQANASGAAHCDYSFSVAATADNASRLQDAIAAGAKALYIPFNNFYGANNKVSSVSQHFAAWPADRPIITDARATDLASTLLLASLNNRSIHITSVSTKDDLLLIALAKEKGLAVTCDVSIYSLFYCQTDFPDAAKVLPSKADQEALWDNLASIDVFSVGVLPYELGRALNKPVSARSGVAESLPLLLTAVTEGKLTLEDISLRLSENPRAIFGLPEQSQTYVEIEVNRRSSFTAEDAERTWSPLDGQAIAGNVHRVVANNHSIFLDGQSFSMPFGRDISASGSRPTKQARGSFALQKRPSVTALMSPISEKTSSAGAKLMSLASVAPIRELSPIRGLVSVQTHPTFSRRHILSVKQFDREDLHALFNVASEMRTAVERSGSVDTLRGRVLCTLFYEPSTRTSTSFEAAMKRCGGEVVQVNASTSSVQKGESLADTIRTVGCYADAIALRHPSVGSAKAAAKSSPVPILNAGDGIGEHPTQSLLDVFCIREELGSVNGITVTLIGDLKNGRTVHSLVKLLSLYDVTLNFVSPRSLAMPESVKTEAFRAGIRFTESFTLTDEIVSRSDVLYVTRVQKERFENIAEYEAVKDIYVINNDVLEKAKESAIVMHPLPRVNEIDPEVDFDSKRAAYFRQMRYGLFVRMALLTLVMGA is encoded by the exons ATGTCCATCCCCACCCCTCCTGCGTTCCAGGGTGTCGTTCCTCCCAGCGACATCCCAGCCACCCAGCAGGCTTCCAGCTTGGCTCCTGCTGCTCACAGCGCTGTGGCGCCCGAAGCTGACACTCCCACCATGGAGCGcactccttcctctgcccCCGTACCTAGGCCCGCGGGCAGCCTTTACCCCCCTGCTACTCTCAAGGGTATTGACTACCAAGGTATGCCTGACGAGCCCAAATGGGACGACTCGATGGGCGAGCCTGATGCCgtccttgagcttgctgATGGCCTCGCTCTCGCTGGTCACTCTTTCGGTGCCAAAAAGTCTGTTGCCGGAGAATGCGTCTTCCAGACCG GTATGGTCGGTTATCCCGAGTCTCTCACCGATCCTTCATACTCTTCTCAGATCCTTATCCTCACCTACCCCCTGGTCGGTAACTATGGTGTTCCTGAGAGACCCGACGTGGAGACCTCTCACGTCCCCACTTCCGAGGATGCTCACAATGTTCCTCCCGCTTCTAGCCTTCTTGACTCCTTGCCTCTTGAGTTTGAGTCTTCCCACATTCACGTTGCGGCCCTTGTGGTTGCCAACTATCACCCTAGCTTCTCGCACCACTTGgccacttcttccttgggCAAGTGGCTCGAAGAGCAAGGCATCCCCGCCATTTGGGGTGTCGACACTAGGATGCTCACCAAGCGTCTCCGAGAAGGTGGTGTCCTCCTCGGTCGAGTTCTCAACAAGCGAGCAGGTGTCCTCGATGGCGAGCGAGGTAGGGATGGCCAGTCTGGCGTCCTTGGCGGCGTTCAGCGTCTCATTAACGGCCTTTCTCCTTCGACCTCTATGGCTCAAACCCAGTCCATTGACAAGTTCAATGTCAGCTGGCGAGAGGACTTTGAGACCATTCCTTATTACGATCCCAACCACGAGAATCTTGTAGCCAAGGTGTCTACCAAGGCTCCTGTTGTCTACACCGCTAGCACCAGCTCCGACAAGAAAATACACCCTCAGACAGGTAGGCAGATGAGGGTTGTGGCCATTGATGTCGGTATGAAGTGGAACCAAATCAGGTGTTTCAGGGAGCGTGGTATCGAAGTTAAGGTTGTCCCTTGG AATTATGATATCAACAACGAATCTGAGCCTTACGATGGTCTCTTTGTTTCTAACGGTCCTGGTGACCCTTCCATGGTCAAGGAGACTATCAGCAACCTTTCTCAAGCCCTCGAGACTTCCAAGGTCCCTATCTTTGGTATTTGTCTTGGTCACCAACTTCTCGCCCTTGCTTCCGGTGCCAAGACCCGCAAGATGAAGTACGGTAATCGTGGTATGAACATTCCTTGTACCTGCGCTACATCTGGTCGATGCTACATTACCTCTCAGAACCACGGTTACGAAGTCGACGTAACCACCCTCAAGAACGGCTGGGAACCTTTGTTCACCAATGCCAACGACGGCTCTAACGAGGGTATCTGGTGCGGTAAGAACGGTaaacccttcttctccgttcAGTTCCACCCCGAGTCTGCTCCTGGTCCTCGAGACACTGAGTTCCTTTTCGATGTCTTCATCCAAAGCATCGTTGACACTGCTCGAGAGGGCAGATTGATCTCCATTGATGTTCCCGGTGGTGAGCTTGCGACCAACATCGCTGCCAAGCCCCGAGAGCAGGTCAAGAAGGTTCTTGTCCTTGGTTCCGGTGGTCTTTCCATTGGACAGGCCGGTGAATTCGACTACTCCGGTTCCCAAGCCATCAAGGCtttgaaggaggaaggtatCTACACCATCCTCGTCAACCCCAATATTGCCACTATCCAAACCTCCAAGGGTCTCGCGGACAAGGTTTACTTCCTTCCCGTCACCCCCGAATTTGTGCTCAAAATCATCAAGCACGAGAAGCCCGATGGTATCTACTGTACTTTCGGTGGTCAGACCGCCTTGAATGTCGgtatcaagctcaaggacgAGTTTAGCAAACTCGGTGTCAAGGTACTCGGTACCCCCATTGAgaccatcatcaccaccgAAGACCGAGAAATGTTTGCCCGTGCtatggaggagattggcGAGAAGTGTGCCGAGTCTGCTACCGCGGTCAACTTGACAGAGGCTATCGAAGCTGCCAATCGAATTGGTTTCCCCGTCATTGTTCGAGCTGCCTATGCTCTCGGTGGTTTGGGTTCTGGTTTCGCCAAGGATGTGGAGCAATTGACAGAGCTGTGTGGCAAGGCCTTTGCTACTAGTCCTCAAGTTTTGGTTGAGAAGAGTATGAAGGGTtggaaggagattgagtATGAAGTTGTTAGGGACTGCAGGAACAATTGTATCACCGTGTGTAACATGGAG AACTTTGATCCTCTTGGTATTCACACTGGTGACTCGATCGTCGTCGCCCCCTCCCAAACTCTCTCTGATGCGGACTACAACATGCTTCGAACTACCGCTGTCAACGTTATCCGACACCTCGGTGTCGTTGGAGAGTGTAACATCCAGTATGCGCTCAACCCGTACTCCAAGGAGTACTGCATCATTGAAGTCAACGCCCGTCTCTCCCGTTCGTCCGCTTTGGCTTCCAAAGCTACCGGTTACCCTCTTGCCTTCATTGCTGCCAAGTTGGGTTTGAACATTCCTTTGAACGAGATCCGAAACTCGGTGACCAAGTTAACTTCAGCGTGCTTTGAGCCTTCTCTTGACTACTGTGTCGTCAAGATTCCTCGATGGGATCTCAAGAAGTTCAACCGCGTGAGCACCGCGTTGAGCTCCTCCATGAAGTCTGTTGGTGAAGTCATGGCCATCGGCCGTACTTTCGAAGAGACCATCCAAAAGGCTATCAGGTGTATCGACGACCAGCTCCCTGGTTTCGGTGACCACGCCAAGGTTGAGGATCTCGACTATGAGATTGCCAACCCTACCGACAAGAGGTTGTTCGCCATCGCAGCGGcattgaagaagggctACTCTGTTGAGAAGTTGAACGAGATGAGCTCTATCGATCCCTGGTTCTTGACCAGGTTGCAGAGGTTGATTAAGACGGAGCAGGTTATCTC TCAATACAACGCTTCCAACGTTCCTTCCGCCCTCGTTCTTAACGCTAAGCAGCTTGGTTTCGCTGACAGGCAGATCGCCAAGATGCTCAGCTCCAACGAGCTTGCTGTTCGTCGTCTCCGTATTGAGGCTGGTATCACTCCTTTTGTCAAGCAGATTGACACTGTCGCCGCTGAGTTCCCCGCGTTCACCAACTACCTCTACACTACTTACAACGCCACTGAGCATGATGTTGACTTCGAAGACAACGGTGTTATGGTCCTCGGTTCTGGTGTCTACCGAATCGGTTCTTCTGTTGAATTCGATTGGTGTGCTGTGAGGGCCATCAGAACATTGAGGGAGAATGGCATGAAGACAGTCATGATCAACTACAATCCTGAAACTGTGTCTACCGATTACGACGAGGCAGACAAGTTGTACTTTGAGAACATCTCTCTTGAGACCGTTCTTGACATCTATGACACTGAGCACTCTAGCGGTGTCGTTTTGTCCATGGGTGGTCAGACCCCTAACAACATTGCGCTCGCGCTTCATCGACAGAACGTCAAGATCTACGGCACTTCCCCCGAGATGATCGACACTGCCGAGAACCGATACAAATTCTCTCGAATGCTCGACAAAATTGGTGTTGACCAACCCTTGTGGAGGGAGTTGACCTCGTTCCCTGAGGCCAAGGCTTTCTGTGACAAGGTCGGCTACCCCGTGCTTGTCCGTCCATCTTACGTTTTGTCTGGTGCGGCGATGAATGTCGTTTTCTCCCAAGATGACCTCAACAACTACCTTACTCAGGCTACCGACGTTTCCCGAGACCACCCCGTCGTTATCTCCAAGTACATCGAGGAGGCCAAGGAAATTGAGATGGACGCCGTCGCCAGGGATGGTAAGATGGTGATGCACTACATCTCCGAGCACGTCGAGAACGCTGGTGTTCACTCTGGTGATGCTACGCTCGTGCTTCCCCCTCAGGACCTCGATGCCGAGACTGTCCGAAAGATTGAGATTGCCACACAAAAGATTGGTCACGCGCTCAACGTTACCGGTCCTTACAATATCCAATTCATTGCCAAGAACAATGAGATCAAGGTTATTGAGTGTAACCTCCGTGCCGCTCGatccttccccttcgtcTCCAAGGTCACCGGTATCGACGCCATCGAAATTGCCACCAAGGTCATGCTCGGTTTGCCTGTCACCCCCTACCCTGACGTCAAGATGCCCGCCAACTACGTCGGTGTCAAGGTCCCCCAGTTCTCTTTCAGCCGATTGTCTGGTGCGGACCCTGTTCTCGGTGTTGAGATGGCTTCTACTGGTGAAGTCGCTTGTTTCGGTAAAGACAGATACGATGCCTACTTGAAGGCTCTTATCTCCACCGGTATCGTCCctcccaagaagaacaTCCTCTTGTCCATTGGTTCCTTCAAGGAGAAGCTTGAGATGCTTCCTTCCGTTCACAAGCTCCACCGAATGGGCTACAACTTGTTTGCTACCGCCGGTACTGCCGATTTCATTCAAGAACACGGTATCCCGGTCAAGTACCTCGAACAACTTGGCTCGGAGAACGATCTCAACCctcagaagaaggagtacTCTTTGAGCCAGCATCTTGCCAACAACTTGATCGACTTGTACATTAACTTGCCTTCCAAGAACAGGTTCCGACGACCGGCCAGTTACATCTCCCAGGGTTACAAGTCTAGACGAATGGCTGTCGACTTTGCTATTCCTCTGATTACCAACGTCAAGAATGCCAAGTTGTTCATCGAGGCAATCATCCGAAAGCCCACATTCGACATCTCCAGCGTCGATTACCAAACCTCTCACGAGACTTTCACCTTCCCTGGTCTCGTCTCCGTTCAGGCCTTTGTTCCTGGTGCTGCTGAGGAGAGCTCTACCGACTTTGGTGAGGCGACTGAGGCTGCGATTGAGGGTGGATTTACCATCATGCAGATGGTGCCTCAGGGTGTCAACTCTGCTGTCGAAGATGAAATCTCTCTTCAGCGAGCCCAGGCTAACGCTTCTGGCGCTGCCCACTGCGACTATTCCTTCTCTGTCGCTGCTACTGCCGACAATGCCTCTCGTTTGCAGGATGCCATCGCCGCCGGCGCCAAGGCTCTTTACATTCCCTTCAACAACTTTTATGGTGCAAACAACAAGGTCAGCAGCGTCTCTCAACACTTTGCTGCCTGGCCTGCCGACAGGCCCATCATCACTGATGCTAGGGCTACTGATCTTGCTTCCACCTTGTTGTTGGCCAGCTTGAACAACAGGAGCATCCACATTACCAGTGTTTCCACCAAGGACGACTTGTTGTTGATCGCGTTAGCTAAGGAGAAGGGTCTCGCCGTTACTTGCGACGTTTCCATCTACTCTCTCTTCTACTGTCAGACTGACTTCCCCGACGCTGCCAAGGTCCTTCCCTCTAAGGCGGATCAGGAGGCTTTGTGGGACAACCTTGCCTCCATCGACGTTTTCTCCGTCGGTGTTCTTCCTTACGAGCTCGGCCGAGCCCTCAACAAGCCCGTTTCTGCCCGATCTGGTGTTGCCGagtctctccctctcttgcTCACTGCCGTCACCGAGGGAAAGCTTACTCTCGAAGACATCTCTCTTCGACTGAGCGAGAATCCTCGTGCTATCTTCGGCTTGCCCGAGCAGTCCCAGACTTATGTCGAGATTGAAGTGAACCGACGATCCTCTTTTACTGCTGAGGATGCCGAGCGTACTTGGTCACCTCTCGACGGCCAGGCCATCGCTGGTAACGTTCACCGAGTCGTCGCCAACAACCACTCCATTTTCCTTGATGGCCAAAGCTTCTCGATGCCCTTCGGCCGGGACATCTCTGCCTCCGGTTCTCGACCGACCAAGCAAGCCCGTGGCTCGTTTGCTCTTCAGAAGCGACCTTCCGTCACCGCCCTCATGTCCCCCATCTCCGAGAAGACCTCATCTGCCGGTGCCAAGCTCATGTCACTTGCTTCCGTCGCCCCTATTCGAGAACTTTCCCCTATTCGTGGCCTCGTGTCTGTCCAGACCCATCCCACTTTCTCGCGTCGACACATCCTCTCAGTGAAGCAATTCGACCGTGAAGACTTGCACGCGTTGTTCAATGTTGCTTCCGAGATGCGTACTGCGGTTGAACGATCAGGCTCTGTTGACACTCTTCGAGGCAGGGTCCTCTGCACCTTGTTCTACGAGCCGTCAACGAGGACTAGCACTTCGTTCGAGGCTGCTATGAAGAGGTGTGGTGGTGAAGTTGTCCAGGTCAATGCTTCTACTTCTTCTGTGCAGAAGGGTGAGAGCTTGGCAGACACCATCAGGACTGTTGGCTGCTACGCCGATGCCATTGCTTTGCGACATCCCTCTGTGGGTAGCGCCAAGGCTGCGGCCAAGTCCAGCCCTGTGCCCATCTTGAACGCTGGTGACGGTATTGGAGAGCACCCTACTCAGAGTTTGTTGGATGTCTTTTGTATCCGAGAAGAGTTGGGCTCTGTGAACGGTATCACGGTCACACTGA TTGGTGATCTCAAGAATGGTCGAACTGTTCACTCGCTTGTCAAGCTTCTCTCCCTTTACGACGTGACCCTCAACTTTGTCTCCCCTCGTTCTCTTGCCATGCCCGAGTCTGTCAAGACCGAGGCTTTCCGAGCCGGTATCCGATTCACCGAGTCTTTCACTCTCACTGATGAGATTGTGTCCAGATCTGACGTCTTGTACGTTACTCGAGTGCAGAAAGAGCGATTTGAGAACATTGCAGAGTACGAAGCTGTCAAGGACATTTATGTCATCAACAATGATGTgctggagaaggccaaggagtCGGCGATTGTAATGCACCCCTTGCCTAGGGTGAACGAGATTGACCCCGAAGTGGACTTTGACTCCAAGAGGGCAGCGTACTTTAGGCAGATGCGATACGGTCTTTTC GTCCGGATGGCTCTTCTTACTCTTGTCATGGGTGCTTAG
- a CDS encoding hypothetical protein (HMMPfam hit to Aminotran_3, Aminotransferase class-III, score: 388.1, E(): 1.1e-113): MSVRLFRICRTKCAAPLSRGYATELKPNLAYLQVTHPDTAPAPTQSLIQEHSKYLLNTYVRPPILFSHGSSCTLTSTSGKDYLDFTAGIAVTALGHSDQGVNNVMAEQAGKIGHASNVYWNEHAGELAKSLIENTRTHGGLGLGKAEGEDKGGRVFFSNSGTEANEGALKFARAYGKTIAEDKSDIVCFSNAFHGRSLGALSCTPNPKYQAPFAPLIPGVKVGEYNDMSEERLKDLVNEKTCGVIVEPIQGEGGVGEGKKEWFEMLGKRCKEVGAVLIYDEIQCGLFRSGEMWAHSSFPAAAQPDIVTMAKPLANGFPIGAIMVRSKIANAISPGMHGTTFGGQPLACAMGVHVLERLSAPAFLDNLQSTSAYLGKKAGKLPQLFPSLIKEIRGRGLIRGIAFKDESKPGELVKLARERGVLLLTAGKDAVRLVPALVVSKEECDKAMGVIESCLHIIEGDKA, translated from the exons ATGTCCGTTCGCCTGTTTCGTATCTGCCGCACAAAATGCGCAGCCCCTCTCTCCAGGGGCTACGCCACAGAGCTCAAG CCGAACTTGGCCTACCTCCAAGTCACACATCCCGATACCGCTCCTGCCCCCACCCAATCCCTTATCCAAGAACACTCTAAGTACCTCCTCAACACCTATGTACGGCCCCccattctcttctcgcaCGGCTCTTCATGCACTctcacctccaccagcgGTAAAGATTACCTAGATTTCACAGCCGGTATCGCTGTCACTGCTTTGGGGCACTCCGACCAGGGTGTCAACAACGTGATGGCCGAGCAAGCAGGGAAGATCGGGCACGCGAGCAATGTCTACTGGAACGAGCATGCTGGAGAACTCGCCAAGTCCCTGATAGAAAATACTCGAACCCATGGCGGCCTGGGTCTCGGCAAGgccgaaggagaagacaaGGGCGGCCGagttttcttctccaactctgGTACAGAAGCAAATGAAGGTGCTCTAAAATTTGCACGAGCCTACGGCAAGACAATTGCTGAGGACAAAAGTGACATTGTCTGCTTCTCCAATGCCTTTCACGGCCGTTCACTTGGTGCTCTCTCATGCACCCCCAATCCCAAGTACCAAGCCCCTTTTGCCCCTCTGATTCCCGGTGTCAAGGTTGGAGAGTACAATGACATGTCCGAAGAGAGGCTCAAGGACCTTGTCAACGAAAAGACATGCGGTGTTATCGTGGAACCTATCCAGGGTGAAGGTGGTGTTGgtgaggggaagaaggaatggtTTGAAATGCTTGGGAAAAGGTGCAAGGAGGTTGGCGCTGTTTTGATCTACGATGAGATTCAG TGCGGCCTCTTTAGGTCTGGTGAAATGTGGGCCCACTCCAGCTTCCCTGCCGCGGCCCAGCCAGACATTGTCACTATGGCAAAACCCCTCGCCAACGGTTTCCCCATTGGAGCTATCATGGTCCGCTCCAAAATTGCCAACGCCATCTCCCCCGGTATGCATGGTACCACCTTTGGTGGGCAGCCTCTTGCCTGTGCGATGGGTGTCCATGTGCTCGAACGTCTCTCTGCTCCCGCGTTCCTCGATAATCTTCAAAGCACAAGTGCTTACCTTGGGAAGAAAGCTGGAAAGTTACCCCAGCTATTTCCTAGTCTGATCAAGGAGATTCGAGGAAGGGGTTTGATCAGGGGTATCGCATTCAAGGACGAGAGCAAACCAGGAGAGCTTGTCAAGCTTGCTAGGGAGAGGGGTGTTTTGCTTCTGACAGCCGGCAAGGATGCCGTTAGGCTTGTCCCTGCCCTGGTTGTGAGCAAGGAGGAGTGCGACAAGGCTATGGGCGTCATTGAGAGCTGTTTGCATATCATTGAGGGGGATAAAGCATAA